The following coding sequences lie in one Apium graveolens cultivar Ventura chromosome 3, ASM990537v1, whole genome shotgun sequence genomic window:
- the LOC141715106 gene encoding two-component response regulator ARR12-like, which produces MDMNGSSASVENNEAISCVAQFVNILLVDHDTTSLMSVASQLEHQLYKVTSTESAAVALSLFQEQIYYYDIVIADIGMPEMEISEFLEKLHAHRMTIPVILIVEESTMHSVMENLSERVCYCFPKPPTHCDISNVWTHVCRVTGNMPSSSEKTKNIDIDRDYNPSSALVNQNQKNLKMNNDKNTLKRKKNQIEETSNASSDNSKNPRLSWNHNLHQKFMQALRVLGEHGAKPKAILNLMNEPNLTTRHVKSHLQNYKNNKDQFLNLEKGKPLNVENLAEGTNGSHQQFVEMPSEDEVNKLIEELKASGFNINEDVIN; this is translated from the exons ATGGACATGAATGGTAGTAGTGCCTCTGTAGAAAATAATGAAGCCATATCTTGTGTAGCAcaatttgttaatattttgttggtTGATCATGACACAACTTCCCTCATGTCTGTCGCATCTCAACTTGAGCACCAACTCTATAAAG TGACAAGTACAGAATCTGCAGCAGTCGCACTATCATTGTTTCAAGAGCAAATTTATTATTATGATATTGTAATTGCTGACATTGGGATGCCAGAGATGGAAATCTCTGAGTTTTTGGAAAAACTTCATGCTCATCGCATGACTATTCCGGTTATTT TGATTGTTGAAGAGTCAACAATGCATTCAGTTATGGAGAATCTAAGCGAACGGGTTTGCTACTGTTTTCCAAAGCCACCAACTCACTGTGATATTTCAAATGTATGGACACATGTCTGTCGTGTGACGGGAAATATGCCTTCTTCTTCTGAAAAGACTAAGAACATTGATATAGATAGAGATTACAATCCTAGTAGTGCTTTAGTTAATCAAAATCAAAAGAACTTGAAGATGAACAACGATAAGAATACtttaaaaagaaaaaagaatCAGATTGAAGAAACTTCAAATGCTTCAAGTGACAACTCTAAGAACCCACGCTTATCTTGGAATCATAATCTTCATCAGAAGTTTATGCAAGCATTAAGAGTTCTTGGAGAACACG GAGCTAAGCCTAAGGCTATTTTAAACTTAATGAATGAGCCTAACTTGACAACTCGCCATGTCAAGAGTCACCTCCAG AACTATAAAAATAACAAAGATCAATTTTTAAATTTGGAGAAAGGAAAACCTTTGAATGTTGAGAACCTCGCAGAAGGCACTAATGGTTCTCATCAACAGTTTGTTGAAATGCCTAGTGAAGATGAAGTTAATAAATTGATTGAGGAGTTGAAAGCATCTGGATTTAATATTAATGAAGATGTTATTAATTAA